Below is a genomic region from Triticum dicoccoides isolate Atlit2015 ecotype Zavitan chromosome 5A, WEW_v2.0, whole genome shotgun sequence.
TGAAATTACTTTAAGATACTCACATGCATAAGTTGTACTAGCCCAATTTGGGCTATTACAACTTATGTCCAGGGCTGGCTCCCGAAGCCAACATATGTTATGTGGGCTGTAGGTTGTAGCCCATGCGTGCTAGGTTCCCACGTACGGTCATCTTTCTCATGTTGCGCCCAACTCTCATCCCCATCCTTATCTCTTCCGCCGCCACAACCCTACCCCTCACAAATTATACTTCGAAACTGCAGCATTGATCGCCCACATTACTATCCTTCCGTTACCCCGAAACTAATGAAGAATCGCTAGATATAACTGAGCGAACACTGCCTTTGCGTTTCAGTGTTGCCATCCTCCCGCAAGACGGCCGGTCTGCCttgcctccgtcgccaccaccatGGTTCTCGGGTCGCAGGTCAGGCCGCTGTTTAGTTGCCGAGAAGCCAGATCTTCGAGGAAGACATAGCCAAGTCAATCTGTGCAGGTCGTTGTCTCCTCTCCCTCGCCCCAATTTTTTCCGAGTGATGGGAAGTTGGCTAGCTGCTGGTCCGCCGTTCCATTACCAGCCACCCGCTGTTGCTCTCCTCTGaacctcctcttccatgcttgccaGTACGTCTCGCCTCTTGATGTTTCTATAAGTATTGGGACGCCGGCTGGGCATCCATTCCTCATTTCCTTGGCCGGCCATCTATATCATCGAGCAAGGAACAAATGTTGCGTCTTATGTGTGTCGTTGCTCTGCTCCGAAGCCGCTCGAGGCAGCAAGAAGCTGACTAAATCAGCAAAAGTGATTTCCATAGAGAGTTATACCCACCTTCGGGATGGTCATATCAGCTTATCAAGTGAGCCGCCGGAGTGCTCTTACATTCAACTGTGAGATGATGAATATCACTCTTGACATGCTTATGTGTGACCTGCTTCTAATTTTGCAGTTACATGCTTATCCCACTACTCACACCGCAGTCTGCACCATCTGATGCTACAACATCACACACCTCCTATGTATCTAATGATTTTTTTCACCATGATGAGGATGACTTTTCATACAGTATTGGGAATCAAGACAAATTGTAACATTGGGCCAAATTTTACAAGTATTCGAACCACTTTTTATCCGGATGCTTCAAAGTTATTTCCTTTGTATTAGAGTCTAGCGCAAATGAGAATCATTTTGCGCGAGTGGCAATCTGCCAGTCAGTTAGCAAATATATTTTTTCATATTCTTTTCATGTTACTAATCTATTTCAACCTATAATTCTATAAAGGTATGTTCGCATTCctttccgcagcaacgcgcggggtatcatctagttttatTAGTTTCACACCATATTCTGTGGTTGGCCAGATCCTGCACCCTTTATCTTTTCTATATACATGAAGGATTTTACCAGATAAGTGTTGCTAAATTTCTCCTTTTCGTGCATTTCGTCTATGAAACTGCGAGTGAACTGAAACATAACCTTACTCTCGAGATATTTATTTTCCCATTGGACATAGATGAGCAGGCACACATACCCGTCCAAGTCTAAGGCTGAAAATATCCGTGGGCCAAGAACCGCTCGACACGTTAAAGACTCGTTGGTCCTGCCTGACACTACAGGTAAGTCGTCGGGCGAGCGAGTCAAGTTGTCTATTCCCTCCTTGTCACCTCCAGCCAGCATATAGTTAACCACCACATGACATGTTCCTGTCCAACAAAAGAAAAAACCCATGACATTGTTCAAAATGGACCGGACGAAGGCACTCTTCTCTAACATCAAGATCTTGCATCCGCCTCATCTTTGGTCAGCTTCGAATGGTGAGGTCTTTGTCGTCTTTCATTTTTCCTTTCTGTTGCTTATTCACCTTTTATCTGATTGTCAAACTTCATTTTAATCTAAAGCGACGGGCCGTGTTATTGTCTTCTGTCTATGTAGACCTGTCACCACTAAGCCAAGCCAGAGGAGGTGAGAGGAACCAGTGGCGGCGCCAGCACTCCAAGCCTGTGGGGTCAGCTTTTGTAATATGTGAGGTCAGAGTAGCTGCTAATAGCCATGGGTCAAAGGATGATCTCGTGGCGTTATATCTAATCTTCCCCGTGTTATTCTTCGGTAGCGTAGTTGTGCGTTTTGCATGATCCGGTTATCTCAGGATCTGCTTTGTAAGAGGGCTATCTATTCACCTTTGTATTGTTCGGCTGTGTACTCTGTTAGAGTTTGAGTAGTAGTTGTAGTTTAATCTCAACTATCTCTTCCTTCCTCTCCCGTTTCTATTCCTTCTTGTATTCAAACAGGATTCCCAATCCTTCTCTTGTAACTCACGGCAAAGTGTTTTTGCCAACATATAAATAAACAGCCGCGGCTCTCCTCCAGGAGAGTAGGAACGCTTCCGATCGATCTAATATGGTATACAGAGCCTAGTCTCTTCCCACGTCTAGCGATCCCCACATCTATCGAtacagaaaccagaaaaaccagctaTCGCCAGAAACCCAATCGCCATGGCCGGTTCCAGTAGCGTCGGCCTCAACCTCGGAGCTCCGCCAACAGAGAAGCTCACAAGGGGAAATTTTCTCCTTTGGAAAGCGCAGGTAATGCCGGCACTGCGAGGCGCACAAGCAACCGGCCTCCTCGACGGCTCAGATGCCGCACCGCCAAGATCGGTGGAGGTCACGAAGGCAGACAAGACCACGGCCATCGAACCAAACCCTCTATATGGACCGTGGCTGGCGAAAGATCAACAGGTTCTGAACTACCTGTTGAACTCGCTCACCCCTGAAATCCTGGCGCAGGTCATTGGTAAGGAGAGTACTCATGATCTATGGATTGCTCTTACCACACTGTTTGCTGCGCAGTCCCAATCCAGGATAACAAATTTGAGAATTGCCATCTCCAACACCAAGAAGGGCAATATGTCAAGCAACTCCTTCATCGCCAAGATGAAGAGTCTCGGGGATGAGCTTGCAGCCGCCGGTCGTTCAGTGACCAATGGCGAGATGGTTGACTATATCCTCGCCGTCCTTGATCGGGACTACGATCCCATAGTTGCTGCAGTCGGCGCAATAAAAAATTCAATCACCGTGGATGATCTTTTCTCACAGATCGCAGCCTTCGACCAGAGGATGGAGATGTTGGGCGACGGGCCTTCAGGTTTTCGTTCGTCTGCAAATACCATGTACAGAGGTCGTGGGCAGTACCGCAACAGAGGAAGTCGCGGGAGAGGGAACAGAGGGCGCGGCCGTGGCAATCGCGCCCCTTCTTCTTCTGCTCGCGGAGGTGGCGGCAACTACCAGCAACGCCAGCAACAACCTccacaacaacagcagcagcaacatgaAGGGGACTATCCAGAGTGCCAGATCTGTTATAAGTTCCATCCCGGAGGTGCAAGGGCCTGCTGGCATCggtatgatgatgatcatgaagagaggaagaaggccAACCTCGTCACTAACTCCTACGGGATTGATACAAATTGGTACGCAGATTCCGGAGCTACCGAGCACATAACAGGGGAGCTCGACAAACTGACAATGCGAGAAAGATACCACGGAGGTGACCAAATTCACACAGCAAGTGGATCGGGTATGGAAATTTCTCATATTGGTAACTCAATTGTTAAAACCCCCAAGAAAAATTTGCATCTTAATAATGTCTTACACGTCCCTCATGCATCAAAAAATCTTGTCTCAGTTCATCGATTTACTCTTGATAACCAAGTTATCATAATATTTTATCCTTATTCTTTTGTGGTTAAGGACTTGGCAACGAGGAGAGTCATTCTTAGAGGAAAGTGTGAGGGAGGTCTCTACCCACTTATATCATCCATCTCTTCATCAGGGTCCAATAAACAAGCATGGAGTGTTACCAAACCATCTTCAGCAAAGTGGCATCGTCGCTTGGGTCATCCTTCTTCAACTATCGTTCAGCATGTTCTTAGTAGAAATAAACTTCCTTATGAGTCTAGTGTTGAGTCACTTTGTGATGCGTGTCAACAAGCTAAGAGTCATCAGTTACCATATCCTATCTCTACTAGTGTATCTACTGCTCCTTTGCAACTTATTTTTTCAGATGTTTGGGAACCAGCCCCTACATCCGTCGGTAGATTCTCATActatgtaagctttattgatgattatagtaaatttacttggatttatttGCTAAAGAAAAGATCCGATGTATTCCAAGTCTTTACCAATTTTCAAAATCTTGTTGAACGTCAATTAAACTCCAAAATCCTTGCTATGCAAACGgattggggtggtgagtatgaaaaactcaattccttttttcaaaaaattggaatttcacatcatgtctcttgtccccatgctcaccaacaaaacggtTCTGCTGAACGAAAACACCGTCATGTTGTTGAAGTAGGACTTGCATTGTTAGCTCATGCATCTATGCCTcttaaattttgggatgaagctttTCTTACTGCCACATATCTTATCAATATTCGTCCTAGCAAAGTCATCAAATTTGAGAATCCTATCACACGTCTTTTTGGTATCACTCCCGATTACACATCTCTTCGTATTTTTGGTTGTGCTTGTTGGCCTAATCTTAGACCCTATAATACACGCAAACTTGCGTTTCGTTCAAAAAATGTGTCTTTTTAGGATACAGTCCCATGCACAAAGAGGTTAAGTGTCTTGATGTCTCTACTGGTAGGGTCTATATCTCGAGAGATGTCATCTTTGATGAATCTGTTTTCCCGTTCGAATCTCTTCATCCAAATGCCGGCGCTCTTCTTCGCAAAGAAATATTGCTTCTACCAGATTTTGATCAAGGGGGTGATAACAATTGTGCTAACCAAACTGATGAAAATACTCCTGCCTCTACTCCTGCTGTTATGCCTGTGCAGGTACCTGAAGAAAATTTGGTTCAAAATGATCAAAATTATGTAAATCAGGCGTTATTTCATGTAGAAGAGGCTGGCGCAGTTCACGAGGAAGATATGGCGGCGCCTGCTACACCTGTGCGCCTGGCAGCCTCGGATCACTCGCGCGGATCCACCTGGGATCGCTCGCCCggtagcagcggcagcggcagacaGTCCGACCAGGGAACAGCGACAGGATCCCCAGCAGCCCAATCAGCGGACGAACCGCGGGCCACGCGCGTGACAGCGACAGGCCAGCCAGCGGTCGAGCGTGGCCGAACCGCGGGCAGTACGCGGCCCACGCGCGGATCAGGAATCGAGCGCATGCAGCCAATGAGCGCCTCTGCGCGCATGCATTCACCGGGATCCGCTGCGGACAGGAATACTGCAGCCGAGGACACCCTCGCCTCAGGATCTGCCACACCGATGACCACAGGATCTTCTGCGTCTGCCGAGTCTGCACATGTGGAAGACTCATCTGGATCTTCTGTGGACAGTCAGATTGTGCCTTTTTCTGTGCAACCGCAGCAACAACTTGCCACTTCATCAAGGGTTATGACCCGTTTACAGAAAGGtattcaaaatccaaaaataaggaAGGATGGCACTGTACCATATGGCATGTTGTGTATTTCAGGTGAACCAGCAAAATTAAGTGATGCGCTTAAAGATCCCAAGTGGAAAAAGGCTATGGATGAAGAATATGGTGCTCTTATGAAGAATAAAACATGGCATTTGGTCCCCAACCAAAGAGGTAAAAATATCATTGACTGCAAGTGGGTTTATAGAATTAAGAGAAAAGCAGATGGCTCTATTGATAGGTACAAGGCACGTCTAGTTGCAAAAGGATTTAAGCAACGttatggtattgattatgaggatactttTAGTCCTGTTGTGAAAGCTGCTACCATAAGACTTGTGCTAGCCATTGCtgtttccaggggatggagtctTAGACAGCTAGACGTTCAGAatgcgtttttgcatggtgttctggaagaggaggtctaTATGAGGCAACCACCAGGGTATGAAAATCAACAAGCACCGCACTATGTTTGCAAACttgacaaagctctttatggtctgaaACAGTCTCCTAAAGCATGGTTCTCAAGGTTGAGCTTACAATTGAAGCatcttggttttgttgcatccaagGCTGACACGTCTCTCTTCATTTATAGCAAAGCAAATACTGTCATGTTTGTgctaatttatgttgatgatatcatagttgcaagCTCTTCACAAAATGCCACTAATGCTCTCTTGCATGATTTAAGTTCAGAATTTGCCTTGAAGGATCTTGGTGATTTAAACTTCTTCCTAGGCATTGAAGTTAAGAAAGTTCAAGATGGCATAGTGTTGAGTCAAGAAAAATATGCTACTGAACTTCTAACTCGTATGGGAATGAAGGATTGCAAGCCTTCACCTACTCCATTGTCTTCTTCAGAACAACTTTCAGCACATGAAGGAGAAATACTTAAGGAAGAGGAAAGCACCAAATATAGAAGCACTGTTGGAGCTTTACAGTACTTGACTTTGACAAGACCAGACATATCATTTGGTGTAAACAAGGTTTGTAAATATCTACATGCTCCTACCTCCACTCATTGGTCAGCTGTCAAAAGGATTGTACGACATGTTAAGCACACTGTGAGTTTGGGACTTTAATTCAGACGTTCTAGTTCTTCACTTGTTAGTGCTTTCtcagatgctgactgggcaggatgtatCGATGATAGAAAGTCAACTGGAGGATTTGTGGTATTTTTTGGTCCAAACCTTATTTCCTGGAGTGCTAGGAAACAAGCTACAGTGTCAAGGTCAAGTACAGAGGCTGAGTACAAATCATTAGCAAATGCCACTGCTGAAATCATTTGGGTGGAATCGTTGCTTGATGAATTAGGGATTAAGCAACACCGTATTCCATGTTTGTGGTGTGATAATTTGGGAGCCACCTATCTCTCTGCTAATCCAGTTTTTCATGGAAGGACTAAACATATTGAAATTGATTTTCATTTTGTGCGGGAAAGAGTGGCAGAGAAGAAGTTGGACATAAGGTTCATTCCATCCAAGGATCAAGTGGCAGATGGATTCACTAAAGCTTTGCCAGTTAAGCTCTTTGAAGAGTTCAAGAGAAATCTCAACATAGGATAGtttagattaagggagggtgttagagttTGAGTAGTAGTTGTAGTTTAATCTCAACTATCTCTTCCTTCCTCTCCCGGTTCTATTCCTTCTTGTATTCAAACAGGATTCCCAATCCTTCTCTTGTAACTCACGGCAAGGTGTTTTTGCCAACATATAAATAAACAGCCGCGGCTCTCCTCCAGGAGAGTAGGAACGCTTCCGATCGATCTAATATACTCTATTCggctgttgctttatatataaagtggggcgAAAACCTGTTTCGAGAGAATCAAAGGATGATCAAAAACCTATAGGTCGGCTGACTCCACAGTCATAACGTGGCTTCGCCACTGAGAGGAACCATGTTAAAACTGCTCATTCAAAACACAAATCTATGCTAGCAGTCTAATCCCATTGAAAGCCTCACCAAAAAGGCGGTACATCTCCCACAGAGTGTTTTCTTTCCTCCTGCCGCGGCTTAGGCGATAGGCGGTTGGTTGTTTGCTTCGCTTAGATGAAGTTCCAGAGGTGATACAAGCTTTCCTCATGGCACGCCGCTGATGAATGTAAGAATAGGAATTCGGTATCCCAAGGACTTGGATATATTTTTAAATTTTTGTAAGTGTGTTTTTATAAGGGCATTTGATACTTAACATAAGGCCGTTGGCGTGTCCCAAAAAGCCAAAAAAAACAATAGCCCAAAATGTTTGCTCCCAAATGAACAGTAAGGCTTGAAAAAAAGTTTGTTGGCATTAAAGATGCTTGAGTTTTGTATACGCGTGTAAAATTTTGTTGTCATATGACATTGGAGAGCTCTGAAAAAAAACTAGTGCTCCAAAACCCAAGTTTACGAATCTTTTTCGAAGCTATGATTTTTTTTACAGAATTCCTCACATGACATATCGCCAAGATATTGCACACTCTTTAGATAATCTCAGCATTTTTGTGCCATTGTTTTCATTTTGTTTGCCGTTTTTAGAATTTACTGTTCATCATAGATGGAGATGAACTCAGGATCTGAAACGCCACGCCTCTATATTACATTTTAAGGGTTTGCTAATTCTCATCTAGATGAAAATTAACAAAGTCTCATCTGACTCctacattaattaattaattaaacaaaaaataaaagaaaaatcccACATGAATCTTCATGTAAAAAATTAAATGATGCAGTAGCTAGACGAGACTTGGTTATTTCACGTCTAAACGAGAGGCATGCCCAATGATGCAGTAGCTAGACGAGACTTGGTTATTTCACATCTAAACGAGAGGCACGCCCTACATTTTAATGCTGGAATCAAGCCACACCAATAACTATTTAAAATATGATGGAGATAAAATTATAGTCGTTTAATCAGTATCAGTATCACCATTAATGCCGGATCATGCTAATAGTGACTTCAATTTTTAATCTTGACAGACACAGATTTCATCTTGTAAAGTCAATGGTCAGAAATAAAAAGTTGTATCATGCAACATGACCAGGGGAATCCCTTGCTTTGGCCTGGACTGCTATGTAAAGTCGTACTGAATATTCTATTTAAAATCGTACGGAACACTATGGTGTACGCATAGCAGCCCTCTTAAACACCAACTATTTAGGTTTCCGTGGCCAGAAAAAGTCTACATAAACACCAATACATTGTTGAACTTGATGCACCTTACTCATGGTCATGGAGGTCTCGTTCTCCCATGCCTTGCTCTTAGCTTCTCTTCTCCTCCTCCTGTACTTGCTCTCCTCCCGTGGCAAGAACTCTAGCAATGGCAGCATCCCGAGCCCACCAGCGCTTCCCGTCCTCGGCCACCTCCATCTCCTCAAGAAGCCGCTGCACCGCTCCCTCGCCGCGCTCGCCGTGCGCTACGGCGGCGGCCGGGACGGCGCCGGTCTCCTCCTTCTCCGGTTCGGCACAAGGCCGGTCCTCCTCGTCTCCTCCCCGGCCATTGCGGAGGAGTGCTTCACCGTCCACGACGTCGCGCTCGCAGATCGCCCGGGGCTTGCGTCGCGGCGGCTGCTCACCGGCGATGAGTGCCCCAGCATCGCCAGCGCGAGCTACGGTCCGGTCTGGCGCCATCTCCGCCGTATCGCTACCGTGCATGCGCTCTCCGCGCACCGCCTTTCGCTGACGACCTCCGCGCGCGAAGCCGAGGCCCGCGCCATGGCGCGGAAGCTCTGGCGTGCCACCCGTGGCGCCACGGCGGTCAGCGTGAAGTTCACGGCGTTCGAGTTTGTTGTCAACGTGATCATGGACATGGTCGCGggaaggcgcatggaggaggacgagGTCCTCCGGTTCAAGGCGATGACCGAGGCGGGGTTCGCGGCCGCCGGTGCGGCGAACCAGCACGACTTCTTGCCACTGCTACGGCTGCTGGACTTTGGAAGGACGAGGAGGAGGCTCGCTGGCCTGGCCAAGGAGCGGCACGAGTTCGGCCAGGGTCTCATCGACGAATACAGACGTCTCCACCACCGTCACGGTGTCGTCGGTGCTGTCACCGAGGACACGACGTCGACACCGGCACAGAGAACGGTGATTGGGGACCTGCTCCGGCAGCAGGAGGGGTCGCCGGAATCGTACGCCGACGTGGTCATCCGGACGACTTGCCTGGTGAGTGAGCGTTTGCACAGACGAAATAACAGCAAGTGTCAGTATGCATGCATTGGCTAATTATTAGTGTCAATAACTCAGTGTTTCTGAGCTGTGGTGATGTGATCTACCACTACAAGCTTAATTTTTTTCTCAAGCCTCAATTAGTGTACTTTCAACTTTGTGCTGCACATGTTTACACTACTAGCCACGCAATTAGTTTATGACAACACAGTCTGATGTGTACTACACTGGCCATTTGGTAGTGACAATAATTCAATTTCCATTAATAAAATGTACTGGTAGTGAGATACACGTAGCCAGGTAGCTCAGTTTTTAACAAAGATTTTACAAAGCCAAGCCACCGTTTCACTAGTTTACTCGAATGCATTGATGTTAGGCTGGTTTTGAAGAAATTTTCAAGATATTTTCATCTCGAAATCGCGAATATAACAATGTTAACCAGCCACAAACTTTCTGAGAATGAAGTTAATACATCACGATAAGAGTCATATACCCGCATATTGTGATTTGTGACACAGTCACTCACACTTGCCTTGATTGTCTGTTCGATCGGTACGTTCATAATTTCATAAAATTGTCATATTGACAAATCCCTTTTCAACATATGATTGTGCAGAGCTTGCTTCAAGCCGGGACGGACACGTCATCTAGCACGATCGAGTGGGCAATGGCTCTTCTACTTAACAATCCACTCGTTCTTGCAAAGGCGAAGGAGGAGATCGACGCCGTTGTGGGCACATCCCGGCTGCTCGAGGAGCACGATCTCGCATGCCTCCCATACCTTCGTTGCATCATCACCGAGACCCTTCGGATGTACCCTATCGCCCcgcaccttgccccgcatcaagcctcCTCTGACTGCGTCGTTGCTGGCAGGCAATACATCATAGCCCGCGGAACAATGGTATTGGTTGATGTGTACTCCATGCAGCGGGATCCTACCATGTGGGATGAGCCGAACAGGTTCATTCCTGAGAGGTTTGAGGTTGGCATTGATGAGGACGGTGACAAACAGGTGGTCAGGATGATGCCATTCGGTATGGGCCGGCGGAAGTGCCCCGGTGAGGGGCTAGCATGGAGGACAATGGGGGTAGCACTTGGGGTGATGGTGCAGTGCTTCAGGTGGGAGCGGATGGGGAAAGACGAGGTGGACATGAGCGAGGGGTCAGGGTTCACCATGCCCATGGTTGTACCACTAGTGGCAATGTGCCAACCCTGCGAAGAAATGAATGAAATTCTCAAGAGGATTTAGAAATCCGGTCATTCCAGCATTGTACCCTTGCAAGGCCAATCAAAGAAGAAAATAAATTTACATCCCACACCTTGTCTACGCGCATATTAAATTAGTATGACCATTTCCTAAGAAAACCTAACATTGTTCAAGGCCACCAAACATAAATTATGTATATCTAAGCTCAAAAGCAATTGTAGGATCAAAGCATGTGGACTGGAGGGGGGCTGTATAGAAGATTTAAATTTCTTCGAAAACCACAAATATCTGAACACAACACTGTGAAAAAGCAGTAAGCAGACGCAGTTCTACTTGAAGATAAACTACTACTAGAAATAACTTAGGAAAAAAGATAAGTGCTAGTAGATGAAGAACATGTGAACACACAAACATATCATTTTAAGTACAATGAGGGAAAATATGAAGGATAACATATTACCTGGTACAGATGGAAATGCTTATCAGATATGAAGAACAAATCACCGAAAAAGAACACAATGAAGGACAACTCAATAGAATGTAAATACTGAAGTAAATACGGTAATTAAGAAAGAAATTATGTTGCTCGATGGCGACAAGACATTTGTCCTACCAGTTCACTCTTCTGCTAAAAAAGCTATGTCTAGATGGAGTGCCTTGTAAATGAACACAGACGCAAACCTCTCTCCTTCCTATTCTCCTCAACGTGAAGTTCCACGAACTGCagttgatttcactcgtggtaTATTCTTCAAGGCAATCTCCAAACCTTTACAGATTTTGTCTTCAATAAACCACAAAGACTCTTGGTTGCTCAAGATTGACGACTACCATCTAGAGAGTGACAGCTCTCACGACTAATAGGCACAAGCTAATTCAAGCTAGTCCCCTGTGATGCTCAACCACTAAGTTTTGGCTATGGGGTTTTCTCTCAAAGGATTCACTCAAATCTCTTGGAGCAGGGTGCTCAAACATATCAGTAGCAAGGATTGGGAAGGAGCGACTATttatgatggaaatatgccctagaggaaataataaaatggttattattatatttcctaaatcatgataaaggtttattattcatgctagaattgtattgactagaaacttaaatacatgtgtggatacataaaaaaatatcgtgtccctagtgagcctctactagactagctctttgagcaaagatggttaaagtttcctaaccatagacatgagttgtcatttgacaaagggatcacatcattaggagaatgatgtgatggacaagaccaaaccgtaagcttagcatttgatcgctcagtttattgctattgctttcttaatgtcaaatacatattccttcgactatgagattatgcaactcccggataccggaggaatactttgcgtgctatcaaacgtcacgatgtaactggatgatcataaagatgctctacaggtatctccgaaggtgtttgttgagttggcgtgaatcgggattgggatttgtcactctgtgtatcggagaggtatctctgggccctctcagtaatatagcatcacaagaagcttgcaagcaaagtgactaaggagttagttacgggatgatgtattacgaaacgagtaaagagacttgccagtaacagattgaactaggtatgaagataccgacgatcgaatctcgggtaagtaacataccgatagataaagggaattacgtatgttgtcataaggttcaaccgataaagatcttcataagtaggaaccaatatgggcatctgatacgtctccaacgcatctataatttttgattgctccatgctatattatcttttgttttggacaatattgggctttattattcacttttatattatttttgggactaacctattaaccggaggcccaacccagaattgttttttttgcctatttcagagtttcacgaaaaaagaatatcaaacggagtccaaacggaatgaaaccttcgggaatgtgattttcggaacaaacatgatccagaggacttggaccctacatcaagaaagccaccaagaagccacgaggtaggggggcgcacctaccccccaggcgcgccctccaccctcgtgggccccacgttgctccaccgacatgctccttcctcctatatatacctacgtacccccaaacgatcaaggacggatccaaaaacctaattccaccgccgcaaccttctgtatccacgagatcccatctcggggcctgttccagagctccgccggagggagcaatcacggagggcttctacatcaacaccatagcctctccgatgaagtgtgagtagtttacctcagaccttcgggtccatagttattagctagatggcttttcctctctttttggatctcaatacaatgtttcccccctctctcgtggagatctattcgatgtaatcttctttttgcggtgtgtttgttgagaccgatgaattgtgggtttatgatcaagtttatctatgaacaatatttgaatcttctgaattcttttatgtatga
It encodes:
- the LOC119299530 gene encoding cytochrome P450 81Q32-like; the encoded protein is MVMEVSFSHALLLASLLLLLYLLSSRGKNSSNGSIPSPPALPVLGHLHLLKKPLHRSLAALAVRYGGGRDGAGLLLLRFGTRPVLLVSSPAIAEECFTVHDVALADRPGLASRRLLTGDECPSIASASYGPVWRHLRRIATVHALSAHRLSLTTSAREAEARAMARKLWRATRGATAVSVKFTAFEFVVNVIMDMVAGRRMEEDEVLRFKAMTEAGFAAAGAANQHDFLPLLRLLDFGRTRRRLAGLAKERHEFGQGLIDEYRRLHHRHGVVGAVTEDTTSTPAQRTVIGDLLRQQEGSPESYADVVIRTTCLSLLQAGTDTSSSTIEWAMALLLNNPLVLAKAKEEIDAVVGTSRLLEEHDLACLPYLRCIITETLRMYPIAPHLAPHQASSDCVVAGRQYIIARGTMVLVDVYSMQRDPTMWDEPNRFIPERFEVGIDEDGDKQVVRMMPFGMGRRKCPGEGLAWRTMGVALGVMVQCFRWERMGKDEVDMSEGSGFTMPMVVPLVAMCQPCEEMNEILKRI